The Deltaproteobacteria bacterium sequence CCGGAGCCTTTTTCGCGGCCGTCTTTTTGACCGGCTTCTTCGCGGGTGACTTCTTCACTGCCTTCTTCTTTGCGGGGGCTTTCTTCGCCATGACTATCGGTTCTCCTTGGCTGTTGTTGACTCTTATGGTTATGAACGCTTGGGCTGCGGCGGCCCGTCTTTGACTTACTGCGTTATAACACCGGGTGCAAGGAAAAAGTGACAGGCCTAGAACGTTTTATTAAAACGGCCACGCCTCGCCACGGCTCACCACGCCTCGATAGTGGTCCAGCCAGTTGTCATCAGGGATCGTTGATAGTCCAACCACGATAGTCCAACCACGCTTCACCACGGCTCACCACGCCTCAACTTTGGGACTGGCTGCCGTTTTTCGGCTCTGGCCGCAACGGTTGCACGCAAAGTTTTGCTTAAAGTGTGATATAGAGCACAAACTAGCCCACCGAAGGCGCAATCCGTCGCACGAGTGCATACGTCACATCCGGTAAAACAACGCTATTACAGTTAGTTAGATCAATTACCCCACCGATGGCATGGACCGTGCGTAACCAGTTTCAGAGAACGTACCGGGCAGCACCCGGCGCGTTCGGGACCAGCAGATCATGAAGACGAAAGGGAACAAGCAGGTGTCAACCGTGACGAGCCTCCACCAGACGGAACCGGGGGAGATTCCCCAAAAGTCAGCCAAACCCGCACGCAACTACCGTGACCGTTTCGTGCGCTACTCCAGGGCCCGCGAGCAGAACCGGAAAGCGGCCTGCCGCACGGCGGGCGAAAAACTGCGGGAAGCGGTCGCGGGCGGCGCGAACCTCCGCGGCGACGGCAGCGCAGCCACGGGCGGCGCGGCTCGCTGATGACCTGACGACGGCCGGGGCACCTTTAAGGAGAAAAAGCGCGCCGGGTTTCTTCCCGGCCCTTGTTCCCGCCCCGGTCTTTCTGACTGTCTCTTTCCGGCCCGCCAGTTCCCCGGACCGGGCCATCCAAAAAAATCGCCGAAAGCCCGTGGACGTGTTTACAACCGGTTACGACCCGGATAATTAACCCCGTAACCCTTATGGAAAATCCGCCCGTCATCTACCGTGCGCGGCTGCATCCGCTGGAGATCGCCACTCCGCTGGCGGTCCTGTTCACGTTCCTGGCGTTCACGATGCCCAACTACCTGTCATTCGCGCCAGGGGCCGCGCTGGATCAGGCCTCGGCCCGGATCGGCCAGCTCATCGTCGCCGCACGCCGGGCCTCGGTCGACAGCGGACGGGCGCGGCTCGTTTTCGATGCCGGCAAGCGGCAGGTGGTCCTCACCTCCGGCAGGCCCGGTTCGGAGAAGACCGAGGGCACCTACTCGCTCCCCGGCGGCGTGCGGTTCGGTTACGACCAGAACGTGACGCCCTACCCCGGCCTCAAGCTCCCCAACGGGACGGACCTCGCCGCCACGGAAAACGGCATCACCTTCGACAACGACACGCTGGTGATGGAGGATGGCCTGCTGACGGGGTTTCCCGGGCTCGTCTACCTCAGGAACGACCAGGGGCAGGTCCATGCCATTTATGTCCGCATTTCCGGGGACTACGACCTCAAGGCCTGGCAAAGCGGCGGCTGGACAACAATCCGGAACTGATATTTGCGGTCCGCTCCGCGGTCCGTTATTGACTCGGACGGGCGCAGGCGGATAGACAACCGCTCCCCGGGCGGTTAGCTCAGCTGGTAGAGCACCGGTTTTACACGCCGGGGGTCACAGGTTCGAGCCCTGTACCGCCTACCAGATGCAGCAAATGGCGGCCCGCAAGGCCGCCCGTCCCCTCGCTAATGATGAACTGAACGGGGTGGTAGTTAAGTTGGTTATAACGCCGGCCTGTCACGCCGGAGGCCGCGGGTTCGAGTCCCGTCCACCCCGCCAACTTTTGTCTTCCTGAAGACACGAAAAGCCCCCGGTAAGGGGGCTTTTCGTTGCCGGGGAAGCTGGTCGCCCGGCTAACCGGCACCGCCTGTACGGGATGCGGGCTACTCCCGCCACCTCGCATGGCCCCGGCTAATCACAGTAACGCCGTTCTGGTTCACGACGTCGAACTCGCATACCCCCGCCCCGGTCTTCCGGATCCGGGTCGTCACAGTGTCGCCGGGCAGCACCATTTTCGAGAACCGTGCGCCGAACTCCGCCAGGCGCGGCGCCTCACCACGCATGCAGCTATCGACCACTGCCTGCGCCGCGAACGACAGCGTGCATAGCCCGTGCAGGATGACGCCGGGAAGCCCGGAGGCCTTCGCCGCGTCGTTGTTCATATGGATGGGATTCTTGTCGCCCGAAGCATTCCCGAACCGGGTCGCCTGATCTGGAGCCACCTTCATCGGGACTTCAAAGTCGAACTTCGCAGGTTCTGGAACCGGTTCCGCCGGAGCACTTTTCCCGGAACCGGAGCCACGGATAAAGAACAGTGCCTCCGACTGGCTGACCTCTTTCCCCTCGCTGTCTTCGCTCGTCACCAGAATAGTGACTGTCTCGCCAGTGGGTTTTTCCTCGATGGAGAGGATTTTTCCCCTGGACACCAGTCTCTCGCCAGCCTTCACCGGCCGCCGGTACCGGAACACATGTTCGCCGTGGACGAGCCGCATGATATTCGCACCGAGTTTCGGATGGAACATGCACTTGCCCATGGCGGGCAGACCGACCGTGAAGGCGAAACACGGCGGTGCGACCGGATTCTCCCCAAGGAAAAGAGGGTTGCCCTCGTTGACGGCCGCGGCGTAGGCCCGCACCTGATTGGCCTCGACCACAAATTCAACGGGCTTTCCTTCGTATCCTGCCAGTTCGCGGTTCATTCCCATGCCCATCTGCCTCCCTTGTGCCTACTGGACCTTTCGCGGCAGGAACATCGGATGCGCCCACCGTGCGCCGCCATCGACCGTGAAGGTTTCGCCCGTGCAGAAATCGCAGGCCGGAGAGGCCAGGAACGTGATCACCTCGGCGATCTCCTCCGGTGTCCCGAACCGCCCCCACGGAATGCCCTTGCGGAGCGATTCGATCAGCGGCGGCGGATACTGCTTCAGGCCGCCCGTGTCGATCGTTCCCGGCGCCAGACTCACGACCCGAATGCCAAACTGCGCCCATTCGGTTGCAAGCGATTTTGTTAGGTTTGATACGGCCGCCCGCGCCGCCGAGGTGTGTGACACCCCTGGCATCCCCCGGTCGGTCGGCACGATGATGTTGATGATCACCCCGCCACGCCTGAGCATGCATGCCTTGGCCACCGCCTGCGTCATGTTCCAGGTGCCGTTCAGGTTGGTGTCAATCACCGCCCGCCAGCCCTTTTCTTCCATGACCGCCGCCGGAGCCGGAAACTGGCCACCCGCGTTATTGATCAGGATGTCGACAGTGCCATAGGCGTCCAGAACGGCCTTGATAAATCCGTCTACTGAAGCCCGGTCGCGGATATCGAGAATGGCTCCGAGAGATTCCACTCCCGCTTCGCGGAGCTTCTCCAGACCGGCGTCCACATGGTTCTGCTTGCGCGATCCGATGGCGATTCGCGCTCCGAGACGTCCCATTTCAAGCGCCGCCGCCAGCCCGATCCCCGTGCCGCCGCCAGTCACGATCACCACCTTGCCCTTGAACAGGCCGGGCGCGAACAGGCGGGATGGCGGACCGGAATGGGACAACGGCACTTTCCTTTCAGTCGATCTCGAGTCCCGGCATCATCCGCCGGGCGATGATGAGCCGCTGGATCTGGCCCGTGCCCTCGAAGATATCAAACACCTGGATGTCGCGGAACAGTTTTTCGACGAGTTGTTCCTGTTCAGTGCCCGTGCCGCGCATGAGATCAAGAATTTCCCTCAGAATCTCCTTGGCGTGCTTGCAGGCATATGACTTGGACATCGATGCCTCGCGGGTATTGGGGATGCCGAGATCCGCCATGGATGCTGCATTCCAGATCAGGAGCCTCGCTGCATGGATACGGCGGTCAAATTCAGCCACCTTCCGGCGCAAATGGGCTGACCAAGGAGCCGCTGTCCGGTGTTCACGCCGGACCCAGTCGGCAAACTCCTCATAGCCAGCCCGCGCCACTCCAAGTCCCATGGCCGCAACAAAAGGCCGGGTGGAGTCAAACGTCTTCATGGCTGTCCGGAATCCACCCTTGGACGTTTCCGAATAGCGGCCCGGCCCTCCAAGAAGGTTTTCTTCCGGTACGCGGACGTCATCGAATACGAGTTCCGCCGTCTCCGAGGCACGGAGCCCGAGCTTCTTTTCGATCTTGCCAATGCTGAAACCGGGAGTCCCCTTCTCGACGATGAATGCACGGTGCCCGGCGCGGCCCAGTTTCGCATCCATCGAGGCGAACACAATCACCCAGCTCGCCCGGCCGCCGTTGGTGATAAAGCATTTACGGCCGTTAATTACCCACTCGTTCCCTTCCTTCCGGCAGGTGCTCCGGATCCCGGCGACATCAGAACCGGCGCCAGGCTCCGTAAGTCCGTACGCTCCCCACCGGGCCGGTTCCTTCTTGCTGAAGATGCTGAAATACTTCTCCCGCTGCGCCTCGGTCCCCATGAAACCGAGCGGCGGGCCGCCAAGGCCAGGCCCTGGCAGGCTCATCAGGAGCGCCGCATCCCCCCACGAAAGCTCCTCGGCGGCAAGCGCACTCAGGCGGTTCACATCCGAGGGTCCTTTGGGTTTTTCCGATACCGCCTTTTTCTTCCTCGGTGCAGCATCCGCGCCAGTTCGCATGGTGATGCCCATCTTGTTCATTTTTTCGAGGAAAGCGTCATCGGCACGGCTCTCCCGGTCGCACCTGAGCGAGAGTGGACGAAAATCGTTCCTGGCGAGCTGGTGAAACATGTCCCGCATCATCTTCTGCTGCGGGGAAAGCTCCAGATCGATCATTTTGCAAGTCTCCTGGCGGCTGAACGCGCTGGTTCAGTCCACCGGCGTGAACGAATGGGTATGCAGCTTGCCGGAGATCGGGCACGGAACGAACTTGAGTTTCTGACCGATCCGGAGATCGCCGAACTTTCCATTGATCTTGGAAAGGATCCGGCCCGGACCCGGAAGTGCGGGCAGCTCCACGAGGCCGATCACTTCCGGCGCCATAAACCGGACCGACCTCGCCTGCGTGGTAAAGGCATAGAGAGTGGCGCTTTCATGAATATCAATCCACTGGACGCTGACTCCCCAGCATCTCGTACAGAACGCCCGGGGCGGATAGTCTACATGTCCGCACTTTTTGCACTTCGTTGAACAGAGCCGCTTTTCATCACGGAGAAGCCGTACATATTCGCCGAACATTGAATCGGCGTCATTGTTCATCGCCTGCCAGGAAAACTTGTCAATCAGGTCTTTCATTGGCCGCTACGCCCCCATCCGTTCGAAAGTCATCACGATCGAGCCGTTGAGGCAGCCATGCTCGGCATGGATCAGCCCGAGGCGTGCATCCGGAACCTGCCGGCCGGGCGCCCGCGCCGTCAGGTGGCGGGTCACTTCGACCACTTCCATGAGCGGCGTCGCTCCAGCCGGGTGGCCATAGCAGATACGCCCGCCCGTCGGATTGACGACGATATCTCCACCCCAGGTATTGCGTCCTTCTGCAACCCAGCGGGCAGCCTTCCCCTTTGCGCACCAGCCCAGATCCTCATACAGCATCAGTTCTGTAGGCGCGAAAACGCCGTAAACCTCGGCCACATCCACATCGGTGGACTTGATACCCGCCTGGGTGCATGCCTCGGCAACGGCCATCTGCGCGGATTTGTATTCCGACATGGAACCAGTGACCGGACAGAAATGCTCCGGCTCGTGCCATTCGCCGACGCCGGTTACTCTTGCCACGGGTTTTTTCAGCCCTTTGGCGACGTCGAGCGAGGTTACCACCGCTGCCGCCGCTCCAGAGCTGAACGGACAGCACATGGGCAACGTCAGGGGCGGCGACTGCATCGGTGCATTCAGGATGTCATCCTGCGTGGCCGGCTCCCGGAACTGGGCCCCCGGATGCTGGGCCGCGTGCTCGCGCAATCGCACCACACAATCAGCGACCTGTTCGATCGTCGTGCCGGTTTCATGCATGTAACGCTGCCCGCTCATGGCATAGAACGGGATGGGCGCGCCGGCGCCGAATGCCCCGTCATAGGATCCCTGCAGACTCACCTGCGCGTAGGCTCCCTGCCGCAGCGTCTGCTGGAAATCACTGGTATCGACGACGCTGGTACGGTGATCAGCGGCGATGACGAGCGCCGCACGGCAACGGCCAAGCGTCACTTCGTCAACTGCGAACCTCAACGCCAGCGCCGCCGTGACCCCGCCGTTTTCCACCAGCGTCAGCGTTTTCGTGGGGATGCCCAGGTATTTCCCCATATGCGCCGCGAACATCATGAACAGCTCCGGGTTGAGCCCCGGTGGCGTCAGAAAGAGTCCATCGATGTCTTTCGGATCGAGACCCGAGTCCTCCACCGCTTCCCGGGCCATCTCGAACATGACGTCCCGTATGGGCCGTGGGCCTTTCTTCGTAACCGGAGTTGCGGCCACCCCGGCAATTACAGCATCAATACTGGCGCGTACAACCATGATTTAATGAGCTACCAAATATAGCTATTTATCGTCAAGATATATTTACTGAGCTTTATTCATATTAAGTGCAAAATTTCAAAATATATGACTATTTTATTAATAAAATCAGAATATTATATTACAAATCTCTCCGTGATCAGAACTTCTATAAATTATTTTCTTGTGTTACTTCGTATACTATGTATTATTTGGGTCAATCGAGGGAGCACGAAGGCGGGCTCCTTCCGGAGGCGACCACTGGTGGCGGTTCTGGTGCCCGATATCCTGCGCGAACAGGCGGCCAAGACCACGGGCCAGACAGCCATCGATATCATCGGTTCTGCCTCGATGACCTATGGAGAATGGGAAGCGCGCAGCAACCGGCTCGCCCGCGCCCTGGTCAAGGCTGGCCTCAAGCCGGATGACCGGGTCGCCCTCTGGTTCACCAATGAGGATGCACTCGATTATGCGGTCGGCTACTTCGCCATCCAGAAAGCTGGCGGCGTTACGGTGCCCGTAAATGCCCGGCTCACGGCCCGCGAGTCGGCCTGGATCCTGGAGCATTCGGCCTCCCGTTTTCTGCTCGCCCAGAGCCGCCAGTCCCCGGAACTCGCTGCCATCCTGAAGCTCGCCCCGGCAGGACTGAAAGCAGTCACCCGAGGGGGGCTCCCCGGCACATTCGGCTGGGATTCCTTCGAGTCCGGACAGAGCACGGATA is a genomic window containing:
- a CDS encoding MaoC family dehydratase N-terminal domain-containing protein; this translates as MGMNRELAGYEGKPVEFVVEANQVRAYAAAVNEGNPLFLGENPVAPPCFAFTVGLPAMGKCMFHPKLGANIMRLVHGEHVFRYRRPVKAGERLVSRGKILSIEEKPTGETVTILVTSEDSEGKEVSQSEALFFIRGSGSGKSAPAEPVPEPAKFDFEVPMKVAPDQATRFGNASGDKNPIHMNNDAAKASGLPGVILHGLCTLSFAAQAVVDSCMRGEAPRLAEFGARFSKMVLPGDTVTTRIRKTGAGVCEFDVVNQNGVTVISRGHARWRE
- a CDS encoding SDR family oxidoreductase, which produces MSHSGPPSRLFAPGLFKGKVVIVTGGGTGIGLAAALEMGRLGARIAIGSRKQNHVDAGLEKLREAGVESLGAILDIRDRASVDGFIKAVLDAYGTVDILINNAGGQFPAPAAVMEEKGWRAVIDTNLNGTWNMTQAVAKACMLRRGGVIINIIVPTDRGMPGVSHTSAARAAVSNLTKSLATEWAQFGIRVVSLAPGTIDTGGLKQYPPPLIESLRKGIPWGRFGTPEEIAEVITFLASPACDFCTGETFTVDGGARWAHPMFLPRKVQ
- a CDS encoding acyl-CoA dehydrogenase family protein, with product MIDLELSPQQKMMRDMFHQLARNDFRPLSLRCDRESRADDAFLEKMNKMGITMRTGADAAPRKKKAVSEKPKGPSDVNRLSALAAEELSWGDAALLMSLPGPGLGGPPLGFMGTEAQREKYFSIFSKKEPARWGAYGLTEPGAGSDVAGIRSTCRKEGNEWVINGRKCFITNGGRASWVIVFASMDAKLGRAGHRAFIVEKGTPGFSIGKIEKKLGLRASETAELVFDDVRVPEENLLGGPGRYSETSKGGFRTAMKTFDSTRPFVAAMGLGVARAGYEEFADWVRREHRTAAPWSAHLRRKVAEFDRRIHAARLLIWNAASMADLGIPNTREASMSKSYACKHAKEILREILDLMRGTGTEQEQLVEKLFRDIQVFDIFEGTGQIQRLIIARRMMPGLEID
- a CDS encoding OB-fold domain-containing protein → MKDLIDKFSWQAMNNDADSMFGEYVRLLRDEKRLCSTKCKKCGHVDYPPRAFCTRCWGVSVQWIDIHESATLYAFTTQARSVRFMAPEVIGLVELPALPGPGRILSKINGKFGDLRIGQKLKFVPCPISGKLHTHSFTPVD
- a CDS encoding thiolase family protein; translated protein: MVVRASIDAVIAGVAATPVTKKGPRPIRDVMFEMAREAVEDSGLDPKDIDGLFLTPPGLNPELFMMFAAHMGKYLGIPTKTLTLVENGGVTAALALRFAVDEVTLGRCRAALVIAADHRTSVVDTSDFQQTLRQGAYAQVSLQGSYDGAFGAGAPIPFYAMSGQRYMHETGTTIEQVADCVVRLREHAAQHPGAQFREPATQDDILNAPMQSPPLTLPMCCPFSSGAAAAVVTSLDVAKGLKKPVARVTGVGEWHEPEHFCPVTGSMSEYKSAQMAVAEACTQAGIKSTDVDVAEVYGVFAPTELMLYEDLGWCAKGKAARWVAEGRNTWGGDIVVNPTGGRICYGHPAGATPLMEVVEVTRHLTARAPGRQVPDARLGLIHAEHGCLNGSIVMTFERMGA